In one Lolium rigidum isolate FL_2022 chromosome 3, APGP_CSIRO_Lrig_0.1, whole genome shotgun sequence genomic region, the following are encoded:
- the LOC124697922 gene encoding uncharacterized protein LOC124697922, whose translation MDHQPVHPGPESPVVDLEMGHQAAESTAVNQQRLGWHRPNPWASHDANTLLVVATLITTLSYQIGTSLPGGYWQETTMQDGKMLYRAGDPIMRDLQNARYWMFMVASWTGLISSMLMTMSLLVGIAVDSWHVRWSFVVAYSSLLLTFVLSGNRTKLHIDIIFWAGSLAFFWVVIYFRPEHRKRIVQVLRSIPATTPTNSTS comes from the exons ATGGATCACCAGCCAGTTCACCCAGGCCCGGAGAGTCCGGTGGTCGACTTGGAGATGGGCCACCAAGCAGCCGAGAGCACGGCCGTGAACCAGCAGCGCCTCGGCTGGCACCGGCCGAACCCCTGGGCCAGCCACGACGCCAACACGCTGCTGGTGGTGGCAACGCTGATCACCACGCTCTCGTACCAGATCGGCACCAGTCTCCCCGGCGGCTACTGGCAGGAGACCACGATGCAGGACGGCAAGATGCTCTACCGCGCCGGCGACCCAATCATGCGCGACCTGCAGAACGCCAG GTACTGGATGTTCATGGTGGCGAGCTGGACGGGGTTGATCAGCTCCATGTTGATGACGATGAGCCTACTGGTGGGGATAGCGGTGGACTCGTGGCACGTACGGTGGTCCTTCGTGGTGGCCTACTCCAgcctcctcctcaccttcgtctTGTCGGGAAACAGGACCAAGCTGCACATCGACATCATCTTCTGGGCGGGCAGCCTCGCCTTCTTCTGGGTCGTCATCTACTTCCGTCCCGAGCACCGCAAGCGCATCGTTCAAGTGCTCCGCTCCATTCCTGCAACCACACCAACTAATTCAACCAGTTGA